The following proteins are encoded in a genomic region of Elusimicrobiota bacterium:
- a CDS encoding MotA/TolQ/ExbB proton channel family protein codes for MDWTTLIGLISGIAVVVYGLLETQSAHAFLNIHGLILVVGGTIAATFINTPFSLIGDALRSLRFLFLKPKGVAPSEAIRTIVSLAEKARRMGNLSIENDGQGVGDGFLQASIDVCLATSDEKLSREILSLRVRQAKSRHTEVANVFRTMSILFPMFGLVGTLIGIVTVLKNISNPKNVGPAMAVALSTAFFGILLANMVCVPVAGKLRLRAIEEALSQEIFIEGVLKIFFSPMIPSQIGLYLESYMAGRSKGSAAGAPAVEGAAKTA; via the coding sequence ATGGATTGGACGACGTTAATCGGGCTGATATCAGGCATCGCGGTGGTGGTTTATGGGCTTCTGGAAACGCAAAGCGCCCACGCGTTCTTAAACATTCACGGTTTGATTCTGGTGGTGGGGGGAACAATAGCCGCCACCTTTATTAACACGCCGTTTTCGTTGATCGGCGACGCCTTGCGCTCCCTGCGATTTTTATTTTTAAAACCCAAGGGCGTGGCCCCAAGCGAAGCGATCCGGACCATCGTGTCCTTGGCCGAGAAGGCGCGGAGGATGGGTAATTTGTCCATTGAAAACGATGGACAGGGCGTGGGCGACGGTTTCCTTCAGGCCTCCATCGACGTCTGCCTGGCGACGTCCGATGAGAAGCTCTCGCGGGAAATCCTTTCCCTTCGCGTGCGTCAGGCTAAATCGCGCCATACCGAGGTGGCGAATGTGTTTCGCACCATGTCCATTCTGTTCCCCATGTTCGGCCTGGTCGGTACGCTCATCGGCATCGTGACCGTCTTGAAAAACATTTCCAATCCCAAAAACGTGGGCCCGGCCATGGCCGTGGCCTTATCCACGGCTTTTTTCGGGATTCTGCTGGCCAATATGGTTTGCGTTCCCGTGGCCGGAAAACTTAGGCTGCGCGCCATCGAAGAAGCCTTGAGCCAGGAAATTTTCATCGAAGGCGTGCTGAAGATTTTTTTCAGCCCGATGATTCCTTCGCAGATCGGCCTTTATCTTGAATCGTATATGGCCGGGCGTTCGAAGGGGTCTGCGGCGGGAGCGCCTGCGGTCGAAGGAGCCGCAAAAACCGCATGA
- a CDS encoding tetratricopeptide repeat protein, whose translation MDAEMVGAGPCVNHDGGGFAAYGIFPLLLGGLIALATVLAFGQETGGDYGLPNFSLLEKERQLRGELEKKIQTDILDPILGRGKAVVFVSLELDVVTVRQKAAQSGSGVASKGQTQSPLLSETEYILPGIPKPKSTDTGPLEGKSQQARQEREALQEKAAQRTVVKRFEAVIMHDETLAADVLDMVRQRIIDALKQFEVKPDQISFKPTRMEGHLVDDFRQPMVYIPSLFALLVFLFLMFLFGPLASFMRGYVRLLERREGTEVNVESEFKNPEDEGPGGPGGGAMGALEGEMASLEKEGEGGEEEMQKFEPFRYVNEENIKGLIYLLKREEPWIISVVLTYLKPELAQKVLTSLPVDLQARVAMETAVIREVTREQVVAIDQEIKERVDFVIGGIEPLVNMLEEAKPDVRESILEYLRNEKPEVYEKLRKRLLLFEDLPLLPDKVVAMAVRELKPSEIAVALKEASPEIENKIFANLSSGAVNLVKEELELSAETSLEEVERERQKILAVIKRMETEGKVAFREKPQATIIDGIEEDEVKAQERMRAWRAPAGEGAAQPGEPPPYERGLALYNEGRYEEAIGAFQAAVGERQDFWEAYQALGGAYYALGRLSEALWAYEQVLALNPSPEVEEFVRSMRVQAGT comes from the coding sequence GTGGACGCGGAAATGGTTGGAGCAGGGCCGTGCGTAAACCATGACGGGGGCGGGTTCGCCGCTTACGGCATTTTCCCTTTGCTGCTGGGCGGCTTGATCGCCTTGGCCACGGTGTTGGCCTTCGGCCAGGAGACGGGCGGCGATTATGGGCTGCCCAATTTTTCTCTCCTGGAGAAAGAGCGCCAACTGCGCGGCGAGCTTGAGAAAAAAATACAAACGGATATTTTGGATCCGATCTTGGGCCGCGGTAAGGCCGTCGTATTCGTTTCGCTGGAGTTGGACGTTGTGACCGTGCGCCAGAAAGCGGCTCAATCCGGATCGGGCGTGGCGTCGAAAGGCCAAACCCAGTCGCCGCTTCTTTCGGAAACGGAATATATCCTGCCGGGCATCCCGAAGCCCAAAAGTACGGATACCGGGCCGTTGGAGGGCAAATCGCAGCAAGCACGCCAGGAGCGCGAGGCTCTCCAGGAAAAAGCCGCTCAGCGGACCGTGGTTAAACGATTCGAAGCCGTGATCATGCATGATGAAACGCTCGCCGCGGATGTTCTGGATATGGTCCGCCAGCGCATCATCGACGCCCTGAAGCAGTTTGAGGTCAAGCCCGATCAGATCAGTTTCAAGCCGACCAGGATGGAGGGTCATCTGGTCGACGATTTTCGTCAGCCCATGGTTTATATCCCGTCCTTGTTCGCATTGCTTGTTTTTCTTTTCTTGATGTTTTTATTCGGCCCCTTGGCTTCGTTTATGCGCGGCTATGTCCGCCTGTTGGAACGCCGCGAGGGGACCGAGGTCAATGTCGAATCCGAATTCAAGAATCCCGAGGACGAAGGTCCCGGAGGCCCCGGCGGCGGCGCCATGGGCGCGTTGGAAGGAGAAATGGCTTCCCTGGAAAAAGAAGGGGAAGGGGGTGAGGAAGAAATGCAGAAGTTCGAGCCGTTTAGATACGTCAATGAGGAGAATATCAAAGGGCTGATTTATTTACTCAAGCGCGAGGAACCATGGATTATTTCCGTGGTTCTGACGTACCTCAAGCCCGAATTAGCTCAGAAGGTGCTGACTTCGCTGCCTGTTGATTTGCAGGCGCGCGTGGCCATGGAAACCGCGGTCATCCGGGAGGTCACCAGGGAGCAGGTGGTGGCCATTGACCAGGAAATCAAGGAACGGGTGGATTTTGTCATCGGCGGCATCGAACCCTTGGTCAATATGCTGGAGGAAGCCAAGCCCGATGTCCGGGAAAGCATTTTGGAATACCTCAGGAACGAAAAACCCGAGGTTTATGAAAAGCTGAGGAAGCGCCTTCTGTTGTTTGAAGACCTGCCTTTGCTTCCGGACAAGGTCGTGGCTATGGCCGTGCGCGAGCTCAAGCCCTCCGAGATCGCCGTCGCCCTGAAAGAGGCGTCTCCTGAGATCGAAAACAAAATTTTCGCGAATTTGTCTTCGGGCGCCGTTAATTTGGTCAAGGAAGAACTCGAGCTTTCCGCCGAGACATCTCTCGAAGAAGTGGAGCGGGAGCGCCAAAAAATTTTGGCGGTGATCAAACGCATGGAAACCGAAGGGAAAGTCGCGTTCAGGGAAAAGCCTCAGGCGACGATCATCGACGGCATCGAAGAGGATGAGGTCAAGGCCCAGGAGCGCATGCGCGCTTGGCGCGCCCCGGCCGGCGAAGGGGCCGCCCAGCCCGGAGAGCCGCCTCCTTACGAGCGAGGCTTGGCCCTTTATAACGAAGGGCGTTATGAGGAGGCGATCGGCGCCTTCCAGGCGGCCGTCGGCGAGCGCCAGGATTTTTGGGAAGCCTATCAGGCCTTGGGCGGGGCCTATTACGCGTTGGGGCGGTTATCGGAAGCCTTGTGGGCTTACGAGCAGGTGCTGGCCTTAAACCCTTCGCCCGAAGTCGAGGAATTCGTGCGCTCCATGCGCGTGCAGGCGGGGACATAA
- a CDS encoding PorV/PorQ family protein has product MKAIIGALSVMMMLASLGTLEAKSSGGEAGRFLSYGAGGRPLAMGGAFYGLADDATAAYWNPAGLAGLQRKELVAMYAQLYADTNLGFLAYAHPMAAKGTVGFMYNQLISDGFEKVTIQTDNQGNITGLQTIGTFSDEQRALGMAWGKPIAERFDLGVSSKFLTRKLDTSVDSHIGMDITTIIRAFPRYQIGLGLHNVLAMKSGDTDDTLPLTLRVGNNYKLIRDKLSLGLDFENSQRSGLSWRFGGEYWVLSWIAFRFGIQGDPGSTGGAREMNFGAGLHYQNFSLDLANAVHDLGLTTRFSASWRFGGSIKVSQESKIRRSVQLGFDAFRSGNFLIALQRLNQALDAQPGNKMLQGMVERLQQVVAVYPQALGESEVMTYVRKGVAQYISGADQKASVNALRYAFNKNIQDEKVLGLLNLVEKDAQVPELTRKIEGPQIFTWIDQKVFDARSSFHDGKYDIVIRRCQDILDLEPTNTTALEIMGSAFFMMDQKDKATALWKRVLEVDPNNKTVRPFLESLEK; this is encoded by the coding sequence ATGAAGGCGATTATTGGAGCGCTTAGCGTCATGATGATGCTGGCGAGCCTTGGGACGCTTGAAGCGAAAAGTTCAGGCGGGGAGGCGGGCCGGTTCCTTTCCTATGGGGCCGGCGGCCGGCCCTTGGCCATGGGCGGCGCTTTCTATGGATTGGCCGACGATGCCACGGCCGCTTACTGGAATCCCGCGGGTTTGGCCGGCTTGCAGCGAAAAGAGCTCGTCGCCATGTACGCCCAGCTCTACGCCGACACCAATCTTGGTTTTCTCGCCTATGCCCACCCGATGGCCGCCAAGGGAACGGTCGGGTTCATGTACAACCAGTTGATTTCCGACGGATTCGAGAAGGTGACGATTCAAACGGATAATCAGGGCAATATCACCGGGCTTCAAACCATCGGCACGTTCAGCGACGAACAGCGGGCCCTGGGCATGGCTTGGGGCAAGCCCATCGCCGAGCGTTTTGATTTGGGCGTCAGTTCCAAATTTTTGACCCGCAAGTTGGACACCAGCGTGGATTCGCATATCGGCATGGACATTACCACCATCATCCGCGCCTTCCCCCGCTATCAAATCGGCTTGGGCTTGCACAATGTTCTGGCCATGAAATCCGGCGATACCGATGACACCCTGCCCTTGACGCTTCGCGTCGGCAACAATTACAAGCTCATCAGGGATAAACTTTCCCTGGGGTTGGACTTTGAGAATTCCCAGCGCAGCGGCTTATCCTGGCGCTTCGGCGGCGAGTATTGGGTGTTGTCCTGGATCGCTTTTCGTTTCGGCATTCAAGGCGACCCCGGCTCAACCGGCGGAGCCAGGGAGATGAATTTCGGCGCCGGGCTTCATTACCAGAATTTTTCCTTGGATTTGGCCAACGCGGTCCATGACCTGGGGCTGACCACCCGGTTTTCCGCTTCATGGCGCTTCGGCGGCTCCATCAAAGTGAGTCAGGAGTCGAAAATCCGCCGCAGCGTTCAACTCGGTTTCGACGCCTTCCGCAGCGGCAATTTCCTCATCGCCCTCCAGCGTTTAAACCAGGCCCTCGATGCCCAGCCTGGCAACAAAATGCTTCAAGGCATGGTGGAGCGCCTCCAGCAAGTGGTGGCTGTTTACCCACAGGCCCTTGGGGAGTCGGAAGTCATGACCTATGTCCGAAAGGGCGTGGCCCAATACATCAGCGGCGCCGATCAAAAAGCCTCGGTCAACGCGCTGCGATACGCCTTCAATAAAAACATCCAGGATGAGAAGGTCCTGGGCTTGCTCAACCTGGTGGAAAAAGACGCTCAAGTGCCCGAGCTCACTCGCAAAATCGAAGGCCCTCAAATTTTCACCTGGATCGATCAGAAGGTTTTCGATGCCCGAAGCTCCTTCCACGACGGCAAATATGACATCGTGATCAGGCGCTGTCAGGATATCCTGGACTTGGAGCCCACGAACACCACGGCCCTGGAGATCATGGGCAGCGCCTTCTTTATGATGGACCAAAAGGACAAAGCCACGGCTTTGTGGAAGCGGGTTTTGGAAGTCGATCCCAACAACAAAACAGTGCGGCCTTTCCTGGAGTCCTTGGAGAAATGA
- a CDS encoding flagellar motor protein MotB, whose product MIDAEDENDLENQLNKGALWAVTYGDLMSYLMLFFLLMFSFSMSEEGISFIESLSEVQKTFGGEENKELLERKSKIVKEEELAKDLQEKFGGKAGLDKFTQVELSEEKIKITLREAIVFDPGEIDLKPTAKTVLHEVAEFVGSMPNRIVVEGHTDNIPVPKGSRFVSNWVVSMARAYRVLKYFSDEEKIPAERLACVGYGEHQPIADNTTPEGRAKNRRIEITLVRTK is encoded by the coding sequence ATGATCGACGCAGAAGACGAAAACGACTTGGAGAACCAATTAAATAAAGGCGCCTTGTGGGCGGTGACCTACGGCGATTTGATGAGTTATTTGATGCTGTTTTTTTTACTGATGTTTTCTTTCAGCATGTCGGAAGAAGGCATCTCCTTCATCGAAAGTTTGTCCGAAGTGCAGAAGACCTTCGGCGGCGAAGAAAACAAGGAGCTCTTGGAGCGCAAATCCAAAATCGTCAAGGAGGAGGAGCTGGCCAAGGATCTTCAGGAAAAATTCGGCGGCAAGGCCGGGCTCGATAAATTCACCCAGGTCGAATTGTCCGAGGAGAAAATCAAGATCACGTTGAGAGAAGCCATTGTTTTTGATCCGGGGGAAATCGATTTAAAGCCGACCGCCAAGACCGTGCTTCACGAGGTCGCGGAATTCGTGGGCTCCATGCCCAACCGGATCGTCGTCGAGGGCCACACCGACAACATCCCGGTCCCCAAAGGGAGCCGCTTTGTTTCCAATTGGGTGGTGTCCATGGCGCGGGCCTATCGCGTGCTCAAGTATTTTTCCGATGAAGAGAAAATTCCCGCCGAGCGCCTGGCGTGCGTGGGTTACGGCGAACATCAGCCGATCGCCGATAACACGACGCCTGAAGGACGGGCCAAGAACAGGCGCATCGAAATCACGTTGGTGAGGACCAAATAA